The Elusimicrobiota bacterium genome has a window encoding:
- a CDS encoding TraR/DksA family transcriptional regulator, producing MAKKAKKFKKPAKTKKLKKAKKAVKPKKAKKAAKAVKPKKAKTVKRVRKFKPSPKLIFTTKKMQLAAGGEAPLAGSSSKVKKEPALTDSQINKFREVLSQKREELFSVVQRKKEQEIQDVEPDTGDEADVATRSVEKEMLFELTDSEKQTLDMIEAALRKIEKGVYGLCESCRRNISRGRMEVMPWARYCIYCQTENEFPPTEPFPA from the coding sequence ATGGCGAAAAAAGCGAAGAAATTCAAGAAACCCGCAAAAACGAAGAAATTGAAGAAAGCCAAAAAGGCCGTGAAGCCGAAGAAGGCTAAAAAGGCTGCGAAGGCCGTGAAACCGAAGAAAGCGAAAACGGTCAAACGAGTCCGAAAATTTAAGCCATCGCCGAAACTCATTTTTACGACAAAGAAAATGCAATTAGCCGCGGGCGGCGAGGCACCGCTGGCGGGGTCCTCTTCGAAAGTCAAAAAGGAGCCCGCGTTAACCGATTCCCAGATCAATAAGTTTCGTGAGGTCCTGAGCCAGAAGCGCGAGGAACTTTTCTCGGTTGTCCAACGGAAAAAAGAGCAGGAAATCCAGGATGTCGAACCGGACACCGGCGATGAAGCGGATGTCGCTACCCGTTCCGTTGAAAAAGAAATGCTTTTTGAGTTGACGGATTCGGAGAAGCAGACGCTGGATATGATTGAAGCCGCGCTGCGCAAGATTGAAAAAGGCGTTTATGGGCTCTGCGAATCCTGCCGCCGGAACATCTCCCGCGGCCGCATGGAAGTGATGCCGTGGGCCCGTTACTGTATTTACTGTCAAACGGAAAACGAATTTCCTCCGACCGAACCTTTTCCTGCTTAA
- a CDS encoding rhomboid family intramembrane serine protease, with protein MRWIDRLERHIGRWSIPEFPLFIVVANGAIYLLSQVQPAFLSQLLLDPDAVRAGQWWRIVTFLFVPPFAGSLILLVFWLYLLYTYAHALEQEWGEFQFCFFYLIGAAATAIAALFIARDTISNVPLNTTLFLAFATLFPNVELLLFFVLPVKVKYIAWVLWGMSGVSLVMGSFVTRVAIAASLLNYLLFFGPELLEALKLRVQVARNRRRFRSPPTS; from the coding sequence ATGCGCTGGATTGATCGTCTCGAACGGCACATCGGCCGCTGGTCCATTCCGGAATTTCCGCTGTTCATCGTCGTTGCCAACGGCGCGATTTATCTCCTGAGCCAGGTTCAACCCGCGTTTCTTTCTCAGCTACTGCTGGATCCGGACGCGGTCCGGGCGGGCCAGTGGTGGCGGATCGTGACCTTCCTGTTCGTCCCACCGTTTGCCGGAAGCCTTATTTTACTCGTCTTTTGGCTTTATCTCTTGTATACCTATGCCCATGCCCTAGAACAGGAATGGGGCGAGTTTCAATTTTGTTTTTTCTACTTGATTGGAGCCGCCGCCACCGCGATCGCCGCTCTGTTTATCGCGAGGGACACGATCTCCAACGTTCCATTGAACACCACGTTGTTCCTGGCCTTTGCCACTCTTTTTCCCAACGTCGAGCTTCTCTTGTTTTTCGTTCTGCCGGTGAAAGTGAAATATATCGCCTGGGTCCTCTGGGGGATGAGCGGAGTGTCGTTGGTGATGGGAAGTTTTGTTACGCGCGTCGCGATAGCGGCATCGCTGCTCAATTATCTTCTATTTTTTGGACCCGAGCTTCTGGAAGCGCTTAAACTCAGAGTTCAGGTTGCACGGAACCGGCGGCGGTTCAGATCGCCGCCGACATCCTAG
- the speD gene encoding adenosylmethionine decarboxylase, with protein MRSLGRHLLIELYSCDPKILNDVHKVEGIMVDAAKHAHARIIDVVFHTFNPHGISGVVVIAESHLAIHTWPEFNYASIDVYTCGTEINPWRAYSYIAKKLKAKNMTAMEMKRGVLPIPARLLKHKP; from the coding sequence TTGAGATCTCTCGGGCGCCATCTGCTGATCGAACTGTACAGTTGTGATCCCAAAATCTTGAATGATGTTCACAAGGTGGAGGGTATTATGGTCGATGCGGCCAAACACGCTCACGCCCGGATCATTGATGTGGTCTTTCACACCTTTAATCCCCATGGCATTTCCGGAGTCGTCGTCATCGCCGAATCCCATCTGGCGATCCATACCTGGCCTGAATTCAATTATGCGTCTATCGACGTCTATACCTGCGGGACGGAAATCAACCCCTGGCGGGCGTATAGCTATATTGCCAAAAAGCTCAAGGCCAAAAACATGACGGCGATGGAAATGAAGCGCGGCGTGCTCCCCATCCCAGCCCGTCTCCTCAAGCATAAGCCCTGA
- a CDS encoding aminotransferase class I/II-fold pyridoxal phosphate-dependent enzyme, whose product MHSQERTPLLDVLLARAKRGVTSFHTPGHKNGQGIDPKLRSFTGRNVYKLDVTVFPEVDSLHDPVGPIKKAQALMAQAYGVKYSQFLVNGSSVGNMAMLMAACRPGDSVILSRNAHKSTLSGIIMSGVWPIWIQPKIDQHLDVIFDSDAGQVEEALRQFPEAKAVFVTSPTYHGVTTDLKKIAEICHSRGKLLLVDEAHGAHLKFHPALPTSAVEAGADLCVQSTHKILGALSQGSVLHINSDQIDVMRVRKILSLLQTTSPNYFIMASLDAARKQAFFHGEKIFGRLIHIAEEARERVNRMRHIYCMTQEEIRAKGYDLDVTKLTLNVTRTGLSGHELEHRLAFEYGIQVDCADLFNLVAIMGIGTTRKDVEKLLTALEAIDRKDPGQEKNWVLQLPSLSTEMVITPRDVFFQRRSKRVPLSKAAGHISAQTLTPYPPGIPVLIPGERITQEIQDYLTDMAHKDIRVSGQETDELRTVKVVATR is encoded by the coding sequence ATGCATAGCCAGGAACGTACACCGTTGTTGGATGTTTTGTTGGCCCGCGCCAAGCGCGGGGTGACGTCTTTCCACACGCCTGGCCACAAGAACGGTCAGGGCATCGATCCGAAACTGCGCTCCTTCACGGGCCGGAACGTCTACAAACTGGACGTCACTGTTTTCCCCGAAGTGGATTCGTTGCACGATCCGGTCGGTCCGATCAAAAAAGCCCAGGCACTGATGGCTCAGGCGTACGGTGTCAAGTATTCCCAGTTTCTGGTGAACGGTTCCTCGGTCGGCAATATGGCGATGCTGATGGCCGCCTGCCGTCCGGGCGATTCGGTCATTCTTTCCCGTAACGCCCACAAATCCACGCTGTCCGGCATCATTATGTCCGGGGTCTGGCCGATCTGGATTCAACCCAAGATTGACCAGCATCTCGATGTCATCTTTGATTCAGACGCCGGACAGGTAGAAGAAGCGTTGCGACAGTTCCCGGAGGCCAAAGCGGTTTTTGTCACAAGCCCCACCTACCATGGCGTGACCACGGATCTGAAAAAAATCGCGGAAATCTGTCACTCGCGCGGAAAACTGCTCCTGGTCGACGAAGCCCATGGCGCCCATTTGAAGTTTCATCCGGCCCTGCCGACCTCCGCGGTGGAGGCGGGAGCGGATTTGTGCGTGCAGTCGACCCATAAGATCCTGGGAGCGCTGTCGCAAGGGTCGGTGCTGCATATCAATTCCGATCAGATCGATGTCATGCGGGTACGGAAAATCTTGTCGCTGCTGCAGACCACGAGCCCCAATTATTTTATTATGGCGTCGCTCGATGCGGCGCGCAAGCAGGCCTTTTTTCACGGGGAAAAAATCTTCGGGCGGCTGATCCATATCGCGGAGGAAGCGCGGGAGCGGGTCAACCGGATGCGGCATATTTATTGCATGACCCAGGAAGAGATTCGCGCCAAGGGGTACGACCTGGATGTGACCAAGCTCACGCTCAATGTGACGCGGACGGGACTCTCCGGCCATGAACTGGAGCATCGTTTGGCTTTTGAGTACGGGATCCAGGTGGACTGCGCCGACCTGTTCAACCTCGTCGCCATTATGGGAATCGGCACGACGCGGAAGGATGTGGAAAAACTGCTCACCGCGCTGGAGGCCATCGACCGGAAAGATCCGGGACAGGAAAAGAATTGGGTTTTGCAACTGCCGTCCTTGTCCACGGAAATGGTCATCACGCCGCGGGATGTCTTTTTCCAGCGTCGCTCCAAACGGGTCCCCTTGTCCAAGGCCGCCGGTCATATCAGCGCCCAGACGCTGACGCCGTACCCGCCGGGCATCCCGGTGTTGATTCCCGGCGAACGCATTACCCAGGAAATTCAGGATTATCTAACGGACATGGCGCACAAGGATATTCGCGTGAGCGGCCAGGAAACCGACGAGTTGCGAACAGTCAAAGTCGTGGCGACCCGGTAG
- the speE gene encoding polyamine aminopropyltransferase — MDFSSSSGSFITSSKIKRSSEWFTERFSPHESHSHRFKQTLVKTRTRFQNALLGDSYSFGRCLILDGEMQSAQLDEFIYHECLVQPAMVLHRDPKEVLILGGGEGATVREILRHRGVKRVTMVDIDGEVVDFCKRYLKEWHQGTLVHPKTRLIIGDAREFVLQTHEKFDIIISDLPTPIEGGPAYQLYTVEFYKKMIQRMAPGGIFVAQAGSGSMIQIHFHSVLFNTLRKIFKVVRPFYAFVPSFDVPWAYLLCTQKADPKTLSPKRIDRNVRAFRKDLRFYDGEAHQGLFNIPKYLRQSLSREKQIITEKKPVFFFK, encoded by the coding sequence ATGGACTTTTCTTCTTCCAGCGGTTCGTTTATCACTTCTTCTAAGATCAAACGTTCCAGTGAATGGTTCACGGAGCGTTTCAGCCCGCACGAATCGCACAGCCACCGGTTCAAACAGACGCTGGTGAAAACACGGACCCGGTTCCAGAACGCCCTTTTAGGAGACTCGTATTCCTTCGGGCGTTGCCTGATTCTGGATGGCGAGATGCAGTCGGCGCAGCTGGATGAGTTTATCTACCACGAGTGTCTCGTGCAGCCCGCCATGGTACTGCACCGGGATCCAAAAGAAGTGTTGATCCTGGGAGGTGGCGAGGGTGCAACCGTTCGGGAAATCCTCCGGCATCGCGGCGTGAAGCGCGTGACCATGGTGGATATTGACGGCGAAGTGGTGGATTTCTGCAAGCGGTATTTGAAGGAATGGCACCAGGGTACCCTGGTGCATCCCAAGACCCGTCTGATCATCGGGGATGCGCGCGAATTCGTCCTTCAGACCCATGAGAAATTCGACATTATCATTTCGGATCTGCCCACCCCGATCGAGGGTGGGCCCGCTTACCAGCTCTACACGGTGGAGTTTTATAAAAAAATGATCCAGCGCATGGCTCCCGGGGGAATCTTTGTCGCCCAGGCCGGTTCCGGAAGCATGATCCAGATTCACTTCCATTCGGTCCTCTTCAATACGCTGCGCAAGATTTTTAAAGTGGTTCGTCCGTTTTACGCCTTTGTGCCCTCGTTCGATGTGCCGTGGGCTTATCTGCTGTGCACGCAAAAGGCCGATCCAAAAACGCTTTCCCCTAAAAGAATTGATCGAAACGTGCGCGCTTTTCGGAAGGACCTGCGTTTCTATGACGGAGAGGCGCATCAGGGACTCTTTAACATCCCGAAGTATCTCCGGCAGAGCTTGAGCCGGGAAAAGCAAATCATTACCGAAAAGAAACCCGTTTTCTTTTTCAAATAA
- a CDS encoding PHP domain-containing protein, whose translation MASRIDLHTHTTASDGTWEPVQLFDKAAEIGVQVLSITDHDTTAGFQAVLPLQDHYPLVRLIPGIELNAEGDLACHVLGYFIDPSSPGLQNRLWTYRQFREERMKAMVAKLGCLGIPVEFERVLALAKGGVIGRPHLAAALMEKKVVRSWKEAFQRFLKKDGPAYVPAEFPTASEVIETIRQAKGIPVLAHPSHDAGGISLQRLVDQGLMGIEAYYPEHGRALTQRYLDLAKTYHLVVTGGSDCHGPRSHRSALACVEVPLDVLSGLEDVRGRV comes from the coding sequence ATGGCCAGCCGCATTGACTTGCATACGCACACCACGGCTTCCGACGGAACCTGGGAGCCGGTACAACTATTCGATAAAGCCGCTGAGATTGGTGTCCAGGTTCTATCCATCACCGATCACGATACCACCGCTGGTTTTCAAGCCGTCCTTCCACTTCAAGACCATTATCCACTTGTCCGGCTGATCCCGGGAATTGAACTGAACGCCGAAGGGGATCTCGCCTGCCATGTGCTAGGCTATTTTATCGATCCGTCGTCTCCCGGATTGCAAAATCGCTTGTGGACCTACCGCCAGTTTCGGGAAGAACGCATGAAGGCCATGGTTGCCAAGCTGGGGTGTCTGGGCATCCCCGTCGAATTTGAGCGGGTGTTGGCGTTGGCCAAAGGCGGAGTAATCGGGCGCCCCCATCTGGCGGCGGCGCTGATGGAGAAAAAAGTAGTCCGGAGTTGGAAGGAGGCCTTCCAGCGGTTCCTCAAGAAAGACGGTCCCGCCTATGTCCCCGCCGAGTTCCCGACGGCTTCGGAGGTGATCGAAACCATCCGTCAGGCCAAAGGCATCCCGGTGCTGGCCCATCCGTCTCACGATGCAGGCGGGATCTCGTTGCAGCGGTTGGTCGATCAGGGGCTGATGGGGATTGAAGCGTATTATCCGGAACATGGCCGCGCGCTCACACAGCGCTACCTGGATCTGGCGAAAACATATCATTTGGTGGTCACAGGCGGCTCCGACTGTCATGGTCCGCGGAGCCACCGTTCCGCCTTGGCCTGTGTCGAGGTTCCTTTGGACGTTCTCTCCGGGTTGGAGGACGTCCGAGGACGTGTTTGA
- a CDS encoding zinc ribbon domain-containing protein, with the protein MNNCPQCNTAVSEESKECPHCGIFFSKWKERDDNISSGNTSRYAALDKATSSGFNWTILVIVCLVIVGILYYLSQQAE; encoded by the coding sequence ATGAATAATTGCCCGCAGTGCAATACCGCTGTCAGCGAAGAGAGTAAGGAATGCCCCCATTGCGGCATTTTCTTCAGTAAGTGGAAAGAACGCGATGATAATATCAGCAGCGGCAACACCTCGCGTTATGCCGCTTTGGATAAGGCCACCAGCTCCGGGTTTAACTGGACGATTTTAGTGATTGTCTGTCTGGTGATCGTGGGGATTCTTTATTATCTCAGCCAGCAGGCGGAATAG
- the sixA gene encoding phosphohistidine phosphatase SixA, with amino-acid sequence MKMLNVYLMRHAEAASIGGEVHRDKDRPLTPHGRLQVEAVAVALQKRAGTVSVIVSSPALRAVQTAHFLAERLSVTDIQTSLHLAPRGRAPLIDDLLKQPESVRGIILIGHQPDLGLLASHWSGHDVGFRTAALAAFEWEPGGAQATYRWTFSPDD; translated from the coding sequence ATGAAAATGCTGAACGTTTATCTGATGCGCCACGCCGAAGCCGCTTCCATCGGAGGGGAGGTCCACCGGGACAAGGACCGCCCGTTGACGCCGCACGGACGCCTCCAGGTTGAAGCCGTTGCCGTGGCGCTTCAAAAACGGGCCGGAACCGTGAGTGTGATCGTGAGCAGTCCGGCGCTGCGGGCGGTGCAGACCGCTCACTTTCTGGCTGAACGGTTGTCGGTGACCGATATTCAAACCTCTTTGCACTTGGCGCCTCGCGGCCGCGCGCCTCTCATCGATGACCTCCTGAAACAGCCGGAGTCGGTTCGGGGGATCATTCTCATCGGCCACCAGCCGGATCTGGGCCTGCTCGCCAGCCACTGGAGCGGTCATGACGTGGGTTTCCGGACCGCGGCTCTGGCCGCCTTTGAGTGGGAGCCCGGCGGTGCTCAGGCGACGTATCGCTGGACGTTTTCACCCGATGACTGA